The Deltaproteobacteria bacterium region GTTCGGGTACCTGCTGGAAGGGACCCTCGAATTGGAGATTGCGGGGAAACCGAACGCCACGCTGAAGGCAGGAGATACGTTCTTCGTCCCGCCGGAGACCGTCCACGCCGCCAGGAACGTCGGCAAGGGTCCGGCGAAAGTGCTCGCCACCTATGTGGTCGAGAAGGGGAAGCCGCTGGCTACCATGGTGAAGGACACCGCGGCGTCCGCGCCTGCGCCGAAGTAGCTTGCCGCTGCATTCCGGCGAGTGCCGCGCGCCGGAGGTCAGGCCTCCCTCAGGGCCCGGCGGGAGGCACGCAATGCCGGTCGACGCACGCCAGGCCGGCGCCGCGAGGGCAATTGGCCGGACAGGTCCCGCAGTCCTCCGGGAAGTCGTCGCAGACGCCGTTTCCGCAGACTGCACCGTAGCCGTCCACCTCGCGAATGCATGGGAGATCCAGTGACACGATACGCAACTCAGCGTGCCAACTCGCCCCGGGGCGAGTTAAGCCGGCGACCCCAGCGATTCGACGCTTCTCGACACCCATCCCGCAGGGCGGTCAGATCGTGGGACCAGTTTCTGCGGTGCGGTCAGTTGGGCAGAGGAGTCACGTTTCAGGCGGACTCGGATTCGGGAAGCAGGTCAGCTGTACGGAACACGTAGCGCTAGCGGCGCCGCGCAGACCGTCTACCGGCTGCTGCTCGGGGGTGGGCGGGGCTGCCGCTTGAATCCTCAGTGTCGTCCTAGCGTGTGTTGTCATTCCTGCTGCGACTCATACATTTGAGAAGCCTCGGACTTCTCCGAGGTCACGATTGGAAACGTCTCCGCAACGGGGAGGCACCATGAGGAAGTGTTCTGTAGCGCTTGTCATTGGGGCCGTGTGGACGGGTACGGCGCCGACGGTCAAGGCAGACACCGGCCTGGACTTCCAAACGACCTTCGACCAACTCGTCGCTTGGGACCCCGAGTTCGCCGAGCTCGCGCCCGCTGAGCCGCCCGATGCTGCGCACGACTTCGTGGTTGGCAGCAAGAAAGTAACGTACATCAGCGATGCTTTCCAGCATCTCCGCGTCAGCGCGCACAGCGGTCCGTCCCTCCTTGACGAACAAGGCGAGCCCCTCGCACCAGGTGAAAACCCGAAGGGGACCGTGCGCCTCACCGTATCGTTCCCGGAATTGTTCTTTGACGTGAAAGGTGACGTCGAGTGTCTCTTCGTCAATGGCAACATTGGCCTTGTCGCGGCTCGCATCGTCTCACTCGACGGAGCGCTTCCACCGGTGTTCGAAGGGGCCACGCATGTAACGCTGAGAATCTTCGATTTCGGTAACCCGGGTTCCCCACCGCCTGATGATCGTTGGGACTGGTACTTCATGGCGCCACGGGCACCGATCTTCTGTGCAGCGTTCGGTGGCGGCGGGGGTGGGGGGAGCGGGAACCTCGTCGTCCACGACGCCTCGAACTGAACCGCCCCTCGATCCGTCGGGGTACAGCGGCGTGACAATCACCGGCGGTGTCGGGTCCGAGCTGGCGGCCCTGACCACTTCACACGGGCGAGTTGGCGCGCGCTACTGGATTCGAACCAGTGGCCTTCGGCTTCGGAGACCGTCGGTCGGTCCGGTAGCCTACCTCACGCTCGCGTACTGAA contains the following coding sequences:
- a CDS encoding cupin domain-containing protein, with the translated sequence MNRRRLTMAVAGAAAALVGAWTSGSLKAQQPGFKRVELQRHDLGVPGREAVQVRAEFEPGASIGKHTHPGEEFGYLLEGTLELEIAGKPNATLKAGDTFFVPPETVHAARNVGKGPAKVLATYVVEKGKPLATMVKDTAASAPAPK